The following proteins are co-located in the Dehalococcoides mccartyi 195 genome:
- the gyrA gene encoding DNA gyrase subunit A, whose product MVTGNTRPINIEEEMKGSYLDYAMSVIVSRALPDVRDGLKPVQRRILYAMNDLGMKHNTPYKKSARIVGEVLGKYHPHGDSSVYDAMVRMAQPFSYRYPLVDGQGNFGSVDNDPPAAMRYTEARLAQIAEQLLTDIDKNTVDFMPNFDASLEEPTVLPARIPNLLMNGSSGIAVGMATNIPPHNLAELCQAICYLIDNPDCGVDDLMQFVSGPDFPTGGTILGTDGIKSAYATGKGKIVIQAKAHIGEVDNRKAIFVTEIPYQVNKAELVVKIAELVKDRKIVGISDLRDESDRQGMRVVIELKRDAEPQQVLNSLYKHTNMRTSFFVNMLALVDGQPQVLSLKEVLKNFIDFRHLIITRRSQFELKAAKDRAHILEGLKKALDFIDRIIAIIRNSENGDTARKNLVAEFDFSVIQAQAILDLQLRRLANLERQKILDEYAELMKRIGYLEDLLSHPEKIYALVKEDAKDLKGSYGQPRATEISSQGVIEFRVEDLVPHMDVIVTLSERGFIKRVPANVFRLQHRGGTGIMGMPTREADAVRFLSVSDTHDTLLFFTNRGKVFSLRCFDIPDDASRIAKGTAIVNLIPVTQDERITAILDLKSFPADHFLLMATNKGEIKKTSLQEFTAVRSSGLIAMDLATSDELVAAVETTEEKDILLATRMGQSIRFPVSELRTSLRASGGVKAIVLSKGDEVVSMDVAQEGTLVITVTENGAGKLTAIEEYPQQHRAGSGVINFKVVDKTGEVVASKVVSETDQMMLISADGMVTRTQVKEEDPSHGIPIMGRATQGVRVMRLEEGDRVVAVATF is encoded by the coding sequence ATGGTAACAGGTAATACCAGGCCTATAAATATAGAAGAGGAAATGAAGGGTTCGTACCTTGATTACGCTATGAGTGTAATCGTTTCGCGTGCCCTGCCGGATGTGCGTGACGGCCTTAAGCCGGTACAGAGGCGTATCCTCTATGCCATGAATGACCTGGGCATGAAGCATAATACCCCATATAAAAAGAGTGCCCGTATCGTGGGTGAGGTTTTAGGTAAATATCACCCCCACGGTGACTCTTCCGTTTATGATGCTATGGTGCGTATGGCCCAGCCCTTTTCCTACCGCTATCCGCTGGTAGACGGTCAGGGTAACTTCGGCAGCGTGGACAACGACCCTCCGGCTGCCATGCGTTACACCGAAGCCCGCCTGGCCCAGATAGCCGAGCAATTGCTGACTGACATAGATAAAAATACGGTAGACTTTATGCCTAACTTTGATGCCTCACTGGAGGAGCCTACCGTTCTGCCGGCCCGCATACCTAACTTGCTTATGAACGGCAGTTCGGGTATCGCAGTGGGTATGGCAACCAATATACCCCCCCATAATCTGGCTGAGCTCTGCCAGGCCATCTGCTACCTGATAGACAACCCGGATTGCGGCGTAGATGATCTGATGCAGTTTGTTTCCGGGCCGGACTTCCCCACCGGCGGCACTATCCTGGGCACCGACGGCATAAAGAGTGCTTACGCAACCGGCAAAGGCAAGATTGTTATACAGGCCAAAGCCCATATAGGCGAAGTGGACAACCGCAAGGCCATATTTGTTACCGAGATTCCCTACCAGGTAAACAAGGCCGAACTGGTGGTCAAGATTGCCGAACTGGTCAAAGACCGCAAGATAGTAGGTATTTCCGACCTCAGGGACGAATCTGACCGGCAGGGTATGCGGGTAGTTATTGAGCTGAAGCGGGATGCCGAACCCCAGCAGGTTTTAAACAGCCTATATAAACATACCAATATGCGTACTTCATTCTTTGTTAATATGCTGGCACTGGTAGACGGCCAGCCGCAGGTACTCAGCCTGAAAGAAGTGCTTAAAAACTTTATAGACTTCCGCCACCTTATCATCACCCGCCGGAGTCAGTTTGAACTTAAAGCCGCCAAAGACCGCGCCCATATACTGGAAGGTCTTAAAAAGGCGCTGGATTTTATTGACCGTATTATTGCCATTATCCGAAACTCTGAAAACGGTGATACCGCCCGCAAAAATCTGGTGGCTGAGTTTGATTTTTCAGTTATTCAGGCCCAGGCTATTCTGGACTTGCAGCTTCGCCGTCTGGCCAATCTGGAACGCCAGAAGATACTGGACGAATACGCCGAGCTTATGAAACGGATAGGTTATCTGGAAGATTTACTGTCTCACCCTGAAAAGATTTATGCCCTGGTAAAGGAAGACGCCAAAGACCTTAAGGGGAGCTACGGCCAGCCTCGTGCTACCGAGATTTCCAGCCAGGGGGTTATAGAATTCCGGGTGGAAGACCTGGTACCCCATATGGATGTTATCGTAACCTTGAGCGAGAGGGGCTTTATCAAACGGGTGCCGGCTAACGTATTCCGCCTGCAGCACCGCGGCGGTACCGGCATAATGGGCATGCCCACCCGTGAGGCAGACGCAGTCCGTTTCCTTTCGGTTTCAGATACCCATGACACCCTGCTCTTCTTTACCAACCGGGGTAAGGTATTCAGCCTGCGCTGTTTTGATATACCTGATGATGCCTCCCGTATTGCCAAGGGTACGGCTATCGTAAACCTGATACCTGTGACCCAGGACGAACGGATAACCGCCATACTGGACTTAAAGAGCTTCCCGGCAGACCATTTCCTGCTGATGGCCACCAATAAAGGTGAAATCAAAAAAACCTCACTTCAGGAGTTTACCGCAGTCCGTTCCTCCGGCCTGATAGCTATGGATTTGGCTACCTCTGATGAACTGGTGGCGGCGGTTGAAACCACTGAGGAAAAAGATATTCTGCTGGCTACCCGCATGGGGCAGTCTATCCGCTTCCCGGTAAGTGAACTCCGCACCAGCCTCAGGGCTTCCGGCGGTGTCAAGGCTATAGTCCTCTCCAAGGGGGACGAAGTGGTCAGTATGGACGTTGCCCAGGAGGGTACGCTGGTAATAACGGTAACTGAAAATGGTGCCGGCAAACTGACTGCCATAGAGGAATACCCCCAGCAGCACCGGGCTGGCAGCGGGGTTATAAACTTCAAGGTAGTAGACAAAACCGGTGAGGTGGTGGCCTCAAAGGTAGTCAGCGAGACTGACCAGATGATGCTTATCTCCGCTGACGGCATGGTTACCCGTACCCAGGTCAAGGAAGAAGACCCCTCACACGGCATACCTATCATGGGCAGAGCCACTCAGGGTGTGAGGGTAATGCGCCTTGAGGAAGGCGACCGGGTGGTTGCGGTGGCTACTTTTTAG
- a CDS encoding tetratricopeptide repeat protein, translating to MAYQEEEQLRLKRQSSKQAVSLAMEGRWQEAVEVNKKIIEQFPNDVEAFNRLGRAYLELAIYPEAIAAYTRAKEIDPYNIIAEKNLHRLEVLSKENASAGTVIHRVQPQDFLEEIGKAGVINLTRLAPKGVLARIVAGDQLCLRIDGANLWVENCGGEVLGMVDIPTSKRLIKLMKGGNKYSATVISSNEEKLVVIIRETFQHPSQMGIPSFSSRGLSKGAVSAESEEGDKEEGGYEMEVDETELMVEEAEAESQTYTDDENEGDLEV from the coding sequence ATGGCATACCAAGAAGAGGAACAGCTAAGACTCAAGCGGCAGAGCAGTAAACAGGCTGTAAGTTTAGCCATGGAAGGGCGCTGGCAAGAGGCGGTGGAGGTTAATAAAAAGATTATTGAGCAGTTCCCCAATGATGTGGAGGCCTTTAACCGTCTGGGGCGGGCTTATCTGGAACTGGCTATCTACCCGGAGGCTATTGCCGCCTATACCCGTGCCAAAGAGATAGATCCTTATAATATAATAGCTGAAAAAAATCTGCACCGGCTGGAAGTACTCAGCAAGGAAAATGCATCTGCCGGGACGGTGATTCACCGGGTTCAGCCCCAGGATTTCCTTGAAGAAATAGGCAAGGCCGGGGTGATAAACCTGACCCGTTTAGCTCCCAAAGGGGTACTGGCCAGAATCGTAGCTGGTGACCAGCTTTGTCTGCGGATAGACGGTGCCAATTTGTGGGTGGAAAACTGCGGCGGGGAAGTGCTGGGTATGGTGGACATACCCACTTCCAAGCGGCTTATAAAGCTGATGAAGGGCGGCAACAAATATTCAGCCACCGTTATCAGTTCCAATGAAGAAAAACTGGTGGTTATTATCCGCGAAACCTTCCAGCACCCCTCGCAGATGGGCATTCCCTCATTCTCGTCCAGAGGGCTTTCCAAGGGTGCGGTCAGCGCCGAATCTGAAGAGGGTGACAAAGAAGAAGGCGGATACGAGATGGAAGTAGACGAAACCGAACTGATGGTGGAAGAAGCCGAGGCTGAAAGCCAGACATATACAGATGATGAAAACGAGGGTGATCTGGAGGTTTAG
- a CDS encoding NifU family protein has product MLEKVEAVLDKIRPALEADGGNVELVEVVDGVVKVKLVGACAGCPMSTMTLKNGIEKILKREIPEVKEVVAA; this is encoded by the coding sequence ATGCTGGAAAAAGTGGAAGCCGTTCTGGATAAAATCAGACCGGCCCTGGAAGCCGATGGCGGCAATGTTGAACTGGTAGAAGTTGTGGACGGAGTAGTAAAAGTAAAACTGGTGGGCGCCTGCGCCGGCTGCCCCATGTCTACAATGACCCTGAAAAACGGCATTGAAAAAATCTTGAAGCGCGAAATACCCGAAGTCAAAGAAGTAGTGGCTGCTTAA
- a CDS encoding aspartate kinase, protein MAVVVHKYGGTSVGDAERIKHVAKRIIAARQKGSDVVAVVSAMGDTTDDLIALAHKLNDCPEPREMDVLLSTGEIVSSTLLAMALKNMGQDAISLSGQQAGIRTDSAHSKARITGIDPKRIHDELAKGRVVIVAGFQGVSDCQDVTTLGRGGSDTTAVALAASLGASICERYTDVDGVYTADPRLIPDARRLAEISYEEMLELSSYGAKIMHPRAVEIGQVYNIPILVASSFNENPGTLIHGGENMEIRNRVSGIAHDFEVAKITILGVPDKPGIAAGLFAPLAKAGVSVDTIVQNSSQDHITDLTFTVTKSDLGKALEVIGPIAKDIQAREVLSDSRIGKVSIIGTGMLNAPGYAARMFKALSDAGINILLISTSEIRITCIIEEDKVKDAVKAIHKAFEMEKD, encoded by the coding sequence ATGGCAGTTGTAGTTCATAAATACGGCGGCACTTCGGTTGGTGATGCCGAAAGGATTAAACACGTAGCCAAGCGGATTATTGCCGCCCGCCAGAAGGGCAGCGATGTGGTGGCGGTGGTTTCGGCTATGGGAGATACTACCGATGACCTGATTGCCCTTGCCCACAAGCTGAATGACTGTCCCGAACCGCGGGAGATGGACGTTTTACTGTCTACCGGTGAAATAGTCTCCAGCACCCTTTTGGCCATGGCGCTTAAAAACATGGGGCAGGATGCTATCAGCCTTTCAGGCCAGCAGGCAGGTATCCGTACGGATTCGGCTCATTCAAAAGCCCGCATTACCGGCATTGACCCCAAGCGTATTCATGATGAACTGGCTAAAGGGCGGGTGGTAATTGTGGCCGGTTTTCAGGGCGTGTCAGACTGTCAGGACGTAACCACCCTGGGGCGGGGCGGTTCTGATACTACGGCGGTTGCTCTGGCGGCCAGTTTGGGTGCCAGTATATGTGAGCGTTATACAGACGTGGACGGCGTTTATACCGCTGACCCCCGCCTGATACCGGATGCCCGGCGGCTTGCGGAAATAAGTTATGAAGAAATGCTGGAACTTTCATCTTACGGGGCTAAGATAATGCACCCCCGGGCGGTGGAAATAGGCCAGGTGTACAATATACCCATTCTGGTAGCGTCCAGCTTTAATGAAAATCCCGGCACACTGATACATGGAGGGGAAAATATGGAAATACGAAACAGGGTCAGCGGAATAGCCCATGATTTTGAGGTTGCCAAGATAACCATACTCGGGGTGCCTGACAAGCCGGGCATAGCGGCCGGTCTTTTTGCCCCGCTGGCCAAAGCCGGAGTCAGCGTGGACACCATCGTCCAGAACTCCAGCCAGGACCATATAACAGACCTGACCTTTACGGTTACCAAGTCAGATTTGGGCAAGGCGCTGGAGGTTATCGGCCCTATTGCCAAGGATATTCAGGCCCGGGAAGTGCTGAGTGATTCCAGGATAGGCAAAGTCAGCATTATCGGCACCGGCATGTTAAATGCACCCGGTTATGCCGCCCGCATGTTCAAAGCTTTGTCAGATGCCGGAATAAATATTTTGCTTATTTCCACCTCGGAAATACGTATAACCTGCATTATAGAAGAAGACAAGGTAAAAGATGCGGTTAAGGCTATACACAAGGCCTTTGAGATGGAAAAAGACTAG